From Arcticibacter tournemirensis, one genomic window encodes:
- a CDS encoding alpha-2-macroglobulin family protein, producing the protein MPHYSFRLTFFKSFLLCLIATWCINTPARAQRTFLYEDLVFKIDSLANVGLIRSALKKAKELEQLGKRQKQPAWQIKAVLFRVAFQNYLDQDAVMPVIDSLNSDIKESEFPLKPVLQSVLAQTYWRYYQVNRYRIRSRSHVDKVQKDIATWGLRSIADTASKWFKESLSQRELLLNTPVNIFNNVLAGDTTRLEVRPTLYDILLHRALDFFLDYQASSPRSSFSLDDPRLFAASNVFGTIAISSNDTLSAFYTGFKLLQQAERLHLTNGRTIAAAHLNMRRMECLKYNTSLKEKDILYLKTLKHIAFSDKSGVVAADALYSLAIEYRYKDSLGLALEFARLASARYPGSRSARLADKLLAEVLRKDLSCAVEEFNLPDENLLASVSYRNVKAVLLSLYKISFGDYDSVTRTGDRRLNRKRIAEVVEKSQLVQHKNIGLPGPEDYKEHRTELKIGPFKPGAYLMVCRDADSPDSALIQCAPLIVSNLAFTTRFTGNEKWEILVADRKKGHPLASVIVSLDSAGASSRKSGTFSSALTDKLGKVYFAGEKGNYGIQIVRNRDTLVKRELHFYQSNPHELANPQTEFLSALFTDRKVYRPGQIVYFRGIEMARSGDTSALVSQKTLQIELRDANNGVVDKLDNIITNEFGSFSGAFILPEVTTNGPYNISTGHGVSWFRVEEYKRPTYSVKFSPVEKIYRFNDSVTVRGHVQAYASYGISNARISYKIERSNTWGDYHRYGGIRNGRPSFNLVTITTDSVRSNNEGEFTIPFRAKIDKQEAYPGAVYTYNITVTATSPDGETRSSLVSVTIGDRAIRVAALVDQLISVTERIKIPVSLSTLNGRPQAGKITAELYQVKGPEKIFRRRFWSTPDLPLMKKDEFERAFPSYSYRDDQNDQKVKKMLFKDSISITEDQPAFAVFSKLENISSGYYLIRFLARNVNGDTTSAEYYTTLLSQQADMPAGQRFWTVAFRNTASKEEDALFFTGFGERGMILKEMYNGNKLLSAQWLQSGKKQTPISVAGNTGRDLRLQFLSFHDNRVYQYSQNIDQRLPDKQLNISLSAFNEKLTPGGREHWRLKVTGKDGEPVEAELLAAMYDMSIDQLNRKDTWSLPVIRRQEYYNYFSWDSYFTQRPVNSYPLKFKRNIYEDVPPGYIDLEKVSVYTPQSSAVDKMDSVFHQTEYYNALNSFKKGFNISGRVLLEGNPQEWALVKIRGSNISVSTNQYGYFKIRVPSDVTLDISFLGYISQSVKVKEGLPVVVNLRKNRSDLNAEADKRRIEKLPGSEDSPVSRVLSKQWKRSSRVEMEEDYTVHDFASMEAFPALPPFLPEKKQVVNFRRNFNETAFFYPHLKTNQKGEASIEFTVPESLTRWKLKIFAHTRNLASGYLEKELVTQKELMIVSNLPRFFREDDSVTITARITNYSGKTLRGTAELQLFNPDTKALLPVISRSPMPSKQFEITPDSNEVVPFTFLIPRGLSGITCRINAITPSCSDGEETFVPVLSNAQLVTESLPLVVPSGQSRSFTFEPLLKKQSASLRSKSLLLEYTSNQLWTVIQSLSTFLGSPSVTTEQTFGSYYANTLASYMLNKYPEMKMILSNLERHSSKEVFNEALKNRKVNSAFIEETPWLNEIQSQSEQKKNLTLLADFNRMNYERDEYLKELSRIQINDGSFPWIPGGTAGDRYITQYVTAGIGAILQLSAAADPRLVAISKKAIKYLDQRLISDYKTSGGPLSPLTIQGWYAKSYYGKKEITGELVGAFAAYIAGVKAEWTRRSIYEQAMIALTAFRFNDPAFTNQIVASLKETGVRSEESGMYWPRNKPGHFWYQSPAETQSLLIQLFSECTDDTSAVAEMKTWLLGNKHLSDWRTTKATVAACSALFTGREGELPGSDLPEIKAGDRQLTSLMQPEVYGHGTGYVRASWGAEEISPKLAEIKIKNTGKATGIGAVYWQYLENINKIKPFSSGLSIERKYFLVKDLGHDKRLYEIDDKHIPVKGDLIKVMLYVNAEEDFEYVHLKDLRPSGAEVAKGLSGFETQDGLYYYQVHKDASSNFFISRLPKGKYVLEYGLWVTQAGTFNCGICSIQSMYAPEFGAHTSGKKIEFR; encoded by the coding sequence ATGCCTCACTATTCCTTTAGGCTAACTTTTTTTAAATCGTTCCTGCTTTGTCTGATTGCGACATGGTGTATCAACACTCCGGCCAGGGCACAGCGTACTTTCTTATATGAAGATCTTGTTTTTAAAATTGATTCCCTGGCCAATGTCGGCCTGATACGATCAGCATTAAAAAAGGCAAAAGAGCTGGAGCAGCTTGGCAAACGGCAGAAACAACCAGCGTGGCAAATAAAGGCTGTATTATTTCGGGTAGCCTTTCAAAATTATCTGGATCAGGACGCAGTAATGCCTGTGATTGATTCGTTGAACTCCGACATAAAGGAGTCGGAGTTTCCTCTAAAACCGGTACTTCAGTCTGTTCTCGCCCAGACGTACTGGAGATATTACCAGGTTAACCGATACAGGATCAGGTCAAGAAGCCATGTTGATAAAGTTCAGAAGGATATAGCGACATGGGGTCTCAGAAGTATCGCTGACACAGCTTCAAAATGGTTCAAAGAATCCTTATCTCAAAGAGAGCTATTGCTAAATACTCCTGTTAATATCTTTAACAATGTACTCGCAGGCGACACTACGAGACTTGAAGTCAGGCCAACCTTATACGATATACTTCTTCACCGTGCACTCGATTTCTTCTTGGACTACCAGGCTTCATCGCCGCGATCTTCCTTTTCGCTTGATGATCCTCGCTTGTTTGCTGCAAGTAACGTGTTTGGAACTATAGCTATTTCGTCGAACGATACCTTATCGGCTTTTTATACAGGTTTCAAACTGTTACAGCAGGCGGAAAGATTACATCTTACAAATGGCCGCACCATTGCTGCTGCACACCTGAATATGAGACGGATGGAGTGTTTGAAATACAATACAAGTCTGAAGGAAAAAGATATCTTATACCTGAAAACGCTTAAGCACATTGCATTTTCAGATAAGTCAGGTGTGGTGGCTGCGGATGCATTGTACAGCCTTGCCATTGAATACCGTTATAAGGATAGCCTTGGTCTTGCACTTGAATTCGCCAGATTAGCTTCAGCGAGGTATCCCGGTTCGAGGTCTGCCAGACTGGCCGATAAACTTTTGGCAGAAGTTCTCCGTAAAGATCTTTCTTGTGCTGTAGAAGAGTTTAATTTACCAGATGAGAATTTGCTCGCTTCAGTTTCTTACCGGAATGTTAAAGCTGTTCTGTTAAGCTTATATAAAATCAGCTTCGGTGATTATGATTCTGTTACGCGTACGGGGGATAGACGTTTGAATAGAAAGCGGATTGCTGAAGTAGTTGAAAAAAGTCAGCTTGTGCAACATAAGAACATCGGGCTTCCCGGCCCGGAAGATTACAAAGAGCATCGAACTGAATTAAAAATTGGCCCCTTTAAGCCCGGCGCCTATCTTATGGTATGTCGTGACGCCGACTCTCCCGACTCTGCCCTTATTCAATGTGCGCCGCTTATTGTATCAAACCTTGCTTTTACAACCAGATTCACCGGAAACGAAAAATGGGAAATACTGGTAGCCGACAGAAAGAAGGGACACCCGCTCGCTTCCGTGATTGTCAGTTTGGATAGTGCCGGTGCTTCCTCACGAAAATCAGGAACATTTTCGTCCGCACTAACAGATAAACTAGGGAAAGTTTATTTTGCAGGCGAAAAAGGAAACTATGGAATACAGATTGTCAGGAATAGAGATACCCTTGTTAAGAGAGAGTTGCATTTTTATCAGTCGAATCCCCACGAGCTTGCCAATCCTCAAACCGAATTTCTTTCTGCATTGTTTACCGACCGGAAAGTTTACAGGCCGGGACAGATTGTTTATTTTAGGGGAATAGAAATGGCACGTTCCGGAGATACTTCAGCTCTGGTTTCTCAAAAGACGTTGCAGATAGAGTTGCGGGACGCTAATAATGGAGTTGTCGATAAGCTGGATAATATCATTACTAACGAGTTCGGCTCTTTTAGTGGGGCTTTTATTCTCCCTGAGGTCACTACTAACGGACCCTATAATATTTCAACAGGACATGGCGTTTCGTGGTTTAGAGTAGAAGAATATAAACGGCCGACTTATTCTGTGAAGTTTTCTCCTGTTGAAAAAATATACAGGTTTAACGATTCGGTAACTGTAAGAGGGCATGTACAAGCATATGCATCGTATGGAATTTCTAATGCCAGGATAAGTTACAAGATTGAGAGGAGTAATACCTGGGGCGACTATCACAGGTATGGGGGCATAAGAAACGGAAGGCCTTCATTCAATTTAGTCACAATCACAACAGACTCAGTGCGAAGTAACAATGAAGGAGAGTTTACCATTCCCTTCCGGGCTAAAATTGATAAGCAGGAGGCATATCCAGGCGCTGTTTATACTTATAATATTACCGTAACGGCAACATCGCCCGACGGAGAAACTAGGTCATCGCTTGTTTCTGTTACAATAGGAGATCGTGCAATAAGAGTAGCTGCTTTGGTCGATCAGCTTATTTCTGTGACAGAGAGGATAAAGATCCCAGTTAGCTTAAGTACTTTAAATGGCCGTCCACAGGCGGGGAAGATAACTGCCGAACTATATCAGGTCAAAGGTCCCGAAAAGATCTTTCGCAGGAGGTTCTGGAGTACGCCGGATCTGCCCCTTATGAAAAAGGATGAGTTTGAGAGGGCTTTCCCGTCTTACTCCTACAGGGACGATCAAAATGACCAAAAGGTCAAAAAAATGCTTTTTAAGGACAGTATTAGCATAACAGAAGATCAACCAGCTTTTGCCGTATTCAGCAAGCTGGAAAATATCTCTTCGGGATATTATTTAATCAGGTTCTTAGCCCGAAATGTCAATGGAGATACCACATCGGCCGAATACTATACTACACTTCTAAGCCAGCAGGCCGATATGCCTGCCGGACAACGGTTTTGGACTGTAGCATTCAGAAATACAGCAAGCAAGGAAGAAGACGCATTGTTCTTTACAGGCTTCGGAGAACGGGGAATGATATTGAAGGAGATGTACAACGGAAACAAGCTTTTGTCAGCTCAATGGCTTCAATCCGGAAAAAAACAAACACCGATTAGCGTTGCTGGTAACACTGGTCGGGATCTTCGTCTCCAATTTTTGTCATTCCACGATAACAGAGTATATCAATATTCACAGAACATTGATCAACGTCTTCCAGATAAGCAACTTAATATCTCCCTTTCTGCATTTAATGAAAAATTGACACCGGGAGGCAGAGAACATTGGAGATTAAAAGTTACAGGAAAAGATGGTGAACCGGTCGAAGCTGAACTGCTTGCAGCAATGTACGATATGTCAATTGATCAACTGAATAGAAAAGATACATGGTCACTTCCCGTTATTCGAAGGCAGGAATATTATAACTATTTCAGTTGGGATAGTTACTTCACACAAAGGCCTGTTAACTCCTATCCTCTAAAGTTCAAAAGGAATATTTACGAAGACGTGCCTCCTGGCTATATCGATCTGGAAAAAGTATCGGTTTATACACCTCAGTCTTCCGCTGTTGACAAGATGGATTCGGTTTTTCACCAGACTGAATACTACAATGCTTTGAACTCTTTTAAAAAGGGTTTTAATATTTCCGGGCGCGTGCTTCTCGAAGGTAATCCTCAAGAGTGGGCGCTTGTTAAAATAAGGGGCAGCAACATTAGTGTATCTACCAATCAATATGGTTATTTTAAGATTAGGGTCCCTTCTGATGTTACCTTGGACATAAGCTTTTTAGGATACATATCTCAATCTGTAAAAGTAAAAGAGGGCCTTCCCGTAGTAGTAAATCTTAGAAAAAACCGAAGTGATCTAAACGCTGAAGCAGACAAACGACGGATTGAAAAGCTCCCGGGGAGCGAAGACTCGCCAGTATCCAGGGTTTTAAGTAAACAGTGGAAACGCAGTTCCCGGGTTGAAATGGAGGAAGATTACACTGTTCATGATTTTGCAAGCATGGAAGCCTTTCCGGCTTTACCTCCTTTTTTGCCTGAAAAAAAGCAAGTCGTCAATTTTAGGAGAAATTTTAATGAAACCGCTTTCTTTTACCCACATTTAAAGACAAACCAGAAAGGAGAGGCATCAATAGAGTTTACGGTACCCGAATCCCTGACAAGGTGGAAATTGAAGATTTTTGCCCATACCAGGAATTTAGCTTCCGGATATTTAGAAAAGGAATTGGTTACTCAAAAAGAATTGATGATTGTGTCTAATTTGCCACGCTTCTTCAGGGAAGATGATTCTGTGACCATAACGGCAAGAATTACAAATTATTCAGGAAAAACGCTTAGGGGTACTGCGGAACTTCAGTTATTTAACCCGGATACCAAAGCCCTCTTACCGGTTATTTCCCGCTCTCCAATGCCTAGTAAGCAGTTTGAAATAACCCCGGATTCAAACGAGGTTGTTCCCTTTACTTTTTTAATACCAAGGGGATTATCAGGTATTACCTGCAGAATAAATGCAATAACGCCCAGCTGCTCAGACGGAGAGGAGACTTTTGTTCCTGTCCTGAGCAACGCCCAACTCGTTACAGAAAGCTTGCCTCTGGTGGTTCCATCAGGGCAAAGCCGGTCATTCACCTTCGAGCCACTTCTAAAAAAGCAATCCGCATCATTAAGAAGCAAAAGTCTTTTACTTGAATATACGTCTAATCAGTTGTGGACGGTGATCCAGTCCTTGTCAACTTTCCTAGGCAGCCCTTCTGTTACCACTGAGCAAACATTCGGTAGCTATTACGCAAACACCCTGGCGTCATACATGCTGAACAAGTATCCTGAGATGAAAATGATACTTTCAAACCTTGAAAGGCATTCGTCAAAGGAAGTGTTTAATGAGGCATTGAAAAACAGGAAAGTAAATTCAGCTTTTATAGAAGAGACACCCTGGTTAAATGAGATTCAATCACAAAGTGAGCAGAAAAAGAACCTTACTTTGCTTGCCGATTTCAACAGGATGAATTACGAGAGAGATGAATACCTAAAGGAGCTTTCCCGGATTCAGATCAATGACGGATCATTTCCGTGGATCCCGGGCGGGACTGCAGGCGACAGATATATTACCCAATATGTTACGGCGGGTATAGGGGCAATTCTGCAATTATCCGCCGCGGCAGATCCCAGACTTGTCGCGATTTCAAAAAAAGCGATAAAATATCTCGATCAGCGGCTTATCTCCGATTATAAAACTTCTGGTGGACCTTTGTCTCCCTTAACAATACAAGGGTGGTATGCGAAAAGTTATTATGGGAAGAAAGAAATTACAGGCGAGCTTGTAGGTGCTTTTGCCGCTTATATTGCCGGGGTTAAGGCTGAATGGACAAGAAGGAGTATTTATGAACAGGCTATGATCGCTTTAACTGCCTTTAGGTTTAATGATCCTGCTTTTACCAACCAAATCGTCGCTTCTTTAAAAGAAACAGGAGTGCGGTCTGAAGAGTCAGGAATGTACTGGCCCCGGAATAAGCCAGGTCATTTTTGGTATCAATCCCCTGCAGAGACACAGTCGTTACTCATACAATTATTTTCTGAATGTACTGATGATACGAGTGCTGTTGCCGAAATGAAAACATGGTTATTAGGGAATAAGCATTTGTCGGATTGGAGAACTACAAAAGCTACAGTTGCAGCCTGCTCGGCATTGTTTACAGGGCGTGAAGGTGAGTTGCCTGGCAGCGATCTTCCGGAGATCAAAGCAGGCGACAGACAGTTAACCTCATTAATGCAGCCTGAAGTTTATGGTCATGGAACGGGTTATGTAAGAGCTTCATGGGGGGCGGAAGAGATTTCTCCTAAACTTGCTGAAATAAAGATTAAGAACACCGGCAAAGCGACTGGAATAGGGGCGGTGTACTGGCAGTACCTCGAAAATATAAATAAGATAAAGCCATTTTCTTCCGGTCTTTCTATTGAACGAAAATACTTTCTTGTAAAAGACCTGGGACATGATAAGCGCTTGTATGAAATTGATGATAAACACATTCCGGTTAAGGGAGATTTAATAAAAGTAATGCTTTACGTTAACGCTGAAGAAGATTTTGAATATGTCCACTTAAAAGATCTTAGACCTTCAGGTGCTGAAGTGGCGAAGGGTTTATCGGGCTTCGAAACGCAGGACGGGTTATACTATTATCAGGTGCATAAAGACGCTTCTTCCAATTTCTTTATTAGTCGTCTGCCGAAGGGTAAATATGTGCTGGAGTATGGCCTTTGGGTAACGCAGGCAGGAACATTTAATTGCGGTATTTGCAGTATCCAGAGTATGTATGCGCCTGAGTTCGGAGCCCACACAAGCGGAAAGAAAATAGAATTCAGATAG
- a CDS encoding OmpP1/FadL family transporter, which yields MKFNYALVVIIACMVTQNIYAQYNQDALRFSRFDRGSTSRIKGIGNASTAIGGDLSSISTNPAGLGFFNGSEFSFTPEYNFSDISSTYFNQKESDKKKQLNFNNASVVFHSSQRVPKGADPTKGLLSVNFGLSWNRTNNFYDNIYYAGFNPNNSIADMFAERAYDDGPTIDALKKAASPLGFWGYEHFLVDTIGHDASGLLYDPVTHLNSSQSMTQVTTGGQNEFNLAVGANYSNKLYVGMSLAFTNLKYNSTSTFAEEGNADFVDANNVQGVRGYKTFFDNHQTTNGNGFNLKLGFIYKPLESVQFGASFTSPTWYSVEDNTTLGLETFYTNGDKYPIGNQDEDESFEQNYNLRTPLKVSGGLAVFIEKKGFITADLEYVDYAGMHMSGYDGAAQDNKNIKELYQSTVNARIGAEGRVSPNVYLRAGYGYLGNPEKGIGGATTNISGGIGYRISNFFVDATYTNVSRKQNVYPYEVYGSMSPEAELKRSYNNAYLTVGFRF from the coding sequence ATGAAATTTAACTATGCACTTGTAGTGATCATAGCATGTATGGTCACTCAAAATATATACGCGCAGTATAATCAGGATGCTCTGCGGTTCTCGAGATTCGACAGAGGATCAACAAGCCGGATTAAGGGAATCGGAAACGCATCAACAGCAATAGGCGGAGATTTAAGTTCCATTAGTACTAATCCCGCCGGTCTTGGTTTTTTCAACGGCTCAGAGTTCAGTTTTACGCCTGAATATAATTTTTCTGATATTTCATCCACTTACTTTAATCAAAAGGAAAGCGATAAAAAAAAGCAATTAAACTTCAATAATGCCTCTGTTGTATTTCACTCATCACAGAGGGTACCAAAAGGTGCAGATCCAACCAAAGGCTTGTTGAGTGTAAATTTTGGGCTATCATGGAACCGAACGAATAATTTTTATGATAATATTTATTATGCGGGTTTCAATCCCAATAATTCAATCGCAGACATGTTTGCAGAAAGGGCATACGATGATGGTCCCACTATTGATGCCTTGAAAAAAGCAGCCAGTCCTCTCGGATTTTGGGGATATGAACATTTCCTTGTAGATACGATTGGCCATGATGCATCTGGATTACTTTACGATCCGGTAACACATCTAAATTCCTCACAATCCATGACTCAGGTCACCACGGGAGGTCAAAACGAATTTAATCTCGCTGTAGGAGCAAATTACAGCAATAAGCTTTATGTTGGAATGAGCCTTGCCTTTACTAATTTAAAGTATAACTCTACTTCTACATTTGCTGAAGAGGGTAATGCAGATTTTGTAGATGCAAACAACGTACAGGGAGTGAGGGGATACAAAACGTTTTTTGATAACCATCAGACGACAAACGGAAACGGATTTAACTTAAAACTCGGTTTCATCTATAAGCCTCTTGAGTCTGTTCAGTTCGGAGCTTCCTTTACAAGTCCAACATGGTATTCTGTAGAAGACAACACAACATTAGGACTTGAAACATTTTACACGAACGGAGATAAATATCCGATAGGAAATCAGGATGAAGACGAGTCATTTGAACAAAACTATAATCTAAGAACCCCTTTAAAAGTAAGCGGCGGACTGGCTGTATTTATCGAGAAAAAAGGATTCATAACAGCCGATTTAGAATACGTTGATTATGCAGGTATGCATATGAGCGGTTATGATGGCGCAGCTCAGGACAATAAAAACATAAAGGAGTTGTACCAATCTACCGTAAATGCCCGCATCGGTGCGGAAGGACGGGTAAGTCCTAATGTGTATTTAAGAGCTGGCTATGGCTACCTTGGAAATCCTGAAAAAGGAATAGGGGGCGCTACTACAAATATCAGCGGTGGTATTGGATACAGGATTAGTAATTTCTTTGTTGATGCAACATACACTAATGTTTCAAGAAAACAGAACGTTTACCCGTATGAGGTTTATGGAAGCATGAGTCCCGAAGCTGAGCTCAAAAGGTCTTACAACAATGCTTACCTTACTGTAGGTTTCCGTTTTTAG